The Podarcis muralis chromosome 10, rPodMur119.hap1.1, whole genome shotgun sequence genome includes a region encoding these proteins:
- the ASCL4 gene encoding achaete-scute homolog 4: MGSNSAEGLLNRISFSGPASLGNGHPNPHGLPLREPFGVPFHFDPAYWDHQAYGGYSGRFSYLPFSGYVGVYDYSFEPAFIRKRNERERQRVRCVNEGYTRLRDHLPKEFADKRLSKVETLRAAITYIKHLQNLLDHQPLGTIPKIAVPAAEAAGASDLSLRRECNSDGESKTSLASSPYSEFEEVCS, encoded by the coding sequence ATGGGAAGTAATAGCGCCGAGGGGCTACTGAACAGGATCTCATTCTCAGGGCCAGCATCCCTCGGAAACGGCCACCCCAACCCTCATGGGTTACCACTCCGAGAACCATTTGGGGTTCCTTTCCATTTTGACCCGGCATACTGGGACCACCAAGCCTACGGTGGATATTCAGGAAGGTTCTCTTACTTGCCCTTTTCTGGGTACGTAGGAGTCTATGACTACTCTTTTGAGCCTGCCTTCATTCGAAAGAGGAACGAGAGGGAGAGGCAACGGGTTCGTTGTGTGAATGAGGGCTACACGCGCCTCCGAGACCACCTGCCCAAGGAGTTTGCTGACAAGCGTCTCAGCAAGGTGGAGACTTTGAGAGCTGCCATCACTTATATCAAACACCTCCAGAACTTGCTGGACCATCAGCCTTTAGGGACAATTCCTAAAATAGCAGTCCCAGCTGCGGAGGCCGCTGGTGCTTCTGATCTTAGCTTAAGAAGGGAATGCAACAGTGATGGAGAATCGAAAACTTCATTAGCTTCATCGCCCTATAGCGAATTTGAAGAAGTCTGCAGTTAA